A genomic window from Algoriphagus sp. Y33 includes:
- a CDS encoding TonB-dependent receptor: MLTQLPAKAWLYCMSFMLLMMCSVPNVFGQQKISGQVLDETGTGLPGASVLLKGTTTGAVTDLDGNFTLSFAPTENATLSVSFIGYATLERVIQPGESIITVQLAPDEQSLNEVVVVGYGEQKKATLTGSVSQVEGRDIQNSPQPNISNSLSGRFSGLIANNRGGEPGYDGSSISIRGLATTGNNDVLVVVDGVPGQIGGLERLNPNDIESISVLKDASAAIYGSRAANGVILVTTKRGKSGKPVISYSFNQGFSSPTRLPEMADANTYGQIRNEIAFYNNPQGGMNQVYSNDELSLFQNGSDPVNYPNTDWAAAALNNTALQSQHDLSIRGGSDNVTYFLSLGKTGQDGLYKDGATRYDQYSFRSNVDADITERLTVGLSLSGRKEDRQFPTSGAGDIFRSIYRAYPTAAAVYPNGLPSSGIENSNPVIMATDQGGFNHNPRYIFNGILRGKYEFGFLEGLSAEGFFSVDESSERSRNFSTPYTLYNYDRTADSYNPIVVGGGPDQQPTLSEEHYSQSMMVSNIRLNFRKYIGDHFIDAFVGYEQSENRSHRMGASRLHFPTAETPELSQGGAAASDYDNWGSSYNYTRKSYLSKLAYNYNEKYLAEFQMRVDGSSNFPSDSRYGYFPSLSVGYRISEEGWFRDKVGFFDDLKFRASYGKLGNDNVGQFQYFDNYSFNNRYLLGNEVTTGIDLTRLANPNITWEVATKTDIGFNAIWLKKFTTEFIYFQQDRSKILTIRNASIPGSSGIVNPYDDGSDDYQSLVPAENIGEVKSRGFESTVGYQHEGNFSFGVSGNFTYAKNEIVYIDEAAGVLDYQRQTGNPMNTYLLYNAIGIFRSQEQLDSTPHVPGAMVGDLIYEDFNGDGEIDADDMIRTKYGNIPQITFGMTLNAAWKNWDFAAVISGQSQVSQYVLPESGTVGNFYSSWADNRYSPNNTDGSYPRVSERASSAVSGGLYRNNFWLNDASFVRLKNIQIGYNVPQPILEKLSISNLKIYANAFNLFTLTGVKDFDPEGSSESGQFYPQQKIINLGVNIQF; encoded by the coding sequence ATGCTAACACAATTACCAGCCAAGGCATGGCTGTATTGTATGTCATTCATGCTACTAATGATGTGCAGTGTGCCCAATGTATTTGGTCAACAAAAAATTTCAGGCCAAGTGCTTGACGAAACAGGAACGGGACTCCCCGGAGCTTCCGTGTTGTTGAAGGGCACTACTACAGGTGCCGTGACGGATTTGGATGGCAATTTCACGTTGTCATTTGCCCCTACAGAAAATGCTACGTTAAGTGTCTCATTTATAGGGTATGCTACCCTTGAGCGAGTAATACAGCCTGGAGAAAGTATTATTACCGTACAACTGGCACCGGACGAGCAATCCCTCAATGAGGTAGTCGTGGTAGGGTATGGTGAGCAGAAGAAAGCTACGCTAACGGGCTCTGTCTCCCAAGTGGAGGGAAGAGATATTCAGAACAGCCCCCAGCCAAACATTTCCAACTCACTTTCAGGAAGATTTTCGGGACTTATCGCCAATAACAGAGGCGGTGAACCGGGATACGATGGATCCAGTATCAGCATCCGTGGTCTGGCGACTACAGGAAATAACGATGTACTGGTGGTAGTGGACGGTGTACCGGGACAGATAGGTGGCTTGGAGCGACTGAACCCCAATGATATTGAAAGCATCTCAGTTTTAAAGGATGCATCAGCTGCTATCTACGGTTCCAGAGCTGCCAATGGCGTAATCTTGGTGACGACAAAGCGTGGCAAATCCGGCAAGCCGGTGATTTCGTACAGCTTCAATCAGGGATTTTCTTCCCCGACAAGATTGCCTGAAATGGCAGATGCCAACACATATGGTCAGATCAGAAATGAAATAGCCTTTTATAACAATCCGCAGGGAGGAATGAATCAGGTGTATAGTAATGATGAGCTGAGCCTGTTTCAAAATGGATCCGATCCTGTTAATTACCCAAATACAGACTGGGCGGCCGCTGCGCTGAACAATACTGCACTGCAAAGTCAGCATGACCTGAGCATCAGAGGTGGTTCGGACAATGTGACTTATTTCTTGTCTTTGGGTAAAACTGGACAAGACGGATTGTATAAAGACGGGGCGACACGCTATGATCAATACAGCTTTAGATCCAATGTGGATGCAGATATCACTGAAAGACTGACTGTCGGCTTATCTCTATCAGGAAGAAAAGAGGATAGGCAATTCCCCACGTCCGGGGCAGGAGATATTTTCCGTTCGATTTATAGAGCCTATCCGACAGCGGCGGCAGTTTATCCAAATGGCCTTCCGTCTTCCGGAATAGAAAATTCCAACCCGGTAATCATGGCGACGGATCAGGGTGGATTTAATCATAATCCCCGCTATATATTCAATGGTATCCTTAGGGGAAAATATGAGTTTGGATTTTTGGAAGGACTTTCAGCAGAAGGCTTTTTCTCGGTGGACGAAAGCTCAGAGCGATCCAGAAACTTCAGTACGCCCTATACCTTATACAACTATGACCGTACCGCCGATTCTTATAATCCAATCGTAGTGGGTGGAGGGCCAGATCAGCAGCCCACACTTTCTGAGGAGCATTATTCCCAGTCTATGATGGTATCCAATATCAGATTGAACTTCAGGAAATATATTGGTGACCATTTCATAGATGCTTTTGTAGGATACGAGCAGAGTGAGAACAGGTCTCATAGAATGGGAGCTTCAAGACTTCATTTCCCTACTGCCGAAACTCCCGAGCTTTCCCAAGGCGGAGCAGCTGCATCGGATTACGATAACTGGGGCAGCAGCTATAACTACACAAGAAAAAGTTACTTAAGTAAATTAGCTTATAACTATAATGAGAAGTACCTGGCGGAGTTTCAGATGAGAGTGGACGGTTCGTCCAATTTTCCTTCTGATAGCAGGTACGGATATTTCCCCTCACTTTCTGTCGGCTATAGAATCTCAGAAGAAGGCTGGTTTAGAGATAAGGTGGGCTTCTTTGATGATTTGAAATTCAGAGCTTCTTATGGAAAGCTTGGTAATGACAATGTCGGCCAGTTCCAGTATTTTGATAATTATTCCTTTAACAACCGCTACTTACTGGGCAATGAGGTAACTACAGGGATAGATCTTACCCGCCTTGCCAACCCAAATATTACCTGGGAAGTGGCTACAAAGACCGATATAGGATTCAATGCAATCTGGCTGAAGAAATTCACTACCGAATTCATCTATTTCCAACAAGACAGAAGTAAAATTCTGACAATAAGAAATGCCTCTATTCCGGGATCTTCCGGGATTGTAAATCCTTATGATGATGGAAGTGATGATTATCAATCATTGGTTCCGGCGGAAAATATCGGAGAGGTGAAAAGCCGTGGCTTTGAGTCGACCGTAGGATATCAGCATGAAGGGAATTTCAGCTTCGGAGTGTCTGGGAACTTCACCTACGCCAAAAATGAGATAGTTTACATAGATGAAGCAGCAGGAGTACTGGATTATCAGCGGCAGACGGGCAATCCGATGAACACCTATTTGCTTTATAATGCAATCGGTATTTTCAGAAGCCAAGAGCAGTTGGACAGCACGCCTCATGTACCCGGAGCAATGGTGGGAGATTTGATTTATGAGGATTTCAACGGTGACGGAGAGATCGATGCAGATGATATGATCAGGACGAAATACGGTAATATCCCGCAGATCACCTTTGGTATGACCTTGAATGCGGCATGGAAAAACTGGGATTTCGCGGCAGTTATTTCCGGACAGTCGCAGGTCAGCCAGTATGTGTTGCCTGAATCAGGGACTGTGGGTAATTTTTACAGTAGCTGGGCAGACAATAGATATTCTCCCAACAACACAGATGGCTCTTATCCACGGGTGAGTGAGCGCGCTTCTTCAGCGGTCAGTGGAGGTTTGTACCGCAACAATTTCTGGTTGAACGACGCCAGCTTTGTCAGATTAAAGAATATACAGATTGGTTACAACGTGCCGCAACCGATATTGGAAAAACTGTCAATCAGCAATTTGAAGATTTATGCAAATGCCTTCAATCTATTTACACTCACGGGAGTGAAAGATTTTGATCCTGAGGGGTCGAGTGAAAGCGGACAGTTCTACCCGCAGCAAAAAATCATCAATCTTGGTGTAAACATTCAATTCTAA
- a CDS encoding hybrid sensor histidine kinase/response regulator transcription factor — protein sequence MRPLVITFLLLWISAIGNAQNLNSRSEFADQNHLTFYLLDVENGLSNNYINHIEQDSLGFIWIATIDGLNRYDGHDFQIYRKSNLNPQTGPAANYIEHLEIGQGQKLLLATYKGVSEYDPKVDSFTHFEGSAQNSISYIINQPNGRQIIANYEGGVAITKGDSIVAFFLHSPEDPNSLSSSRISSLSLQGDSVLWVGHFDNGLDKIDLRKKTVTALANSNPAFPKNINTLYTDETGNLWTGSTNGARVITTSADTLQINPSDIPGKGLSDGNILCFEKGPEGNLWIGTRNGGLNILNSIQFLKNQTLQLKWFLPAQDGSSVFNRTVSSLKLADDGYMWIGTSTGLNFVNPSGDPVKLISRNLSKEHTISHDRIGSIAESKDGSIWIGTDGGGLDHYFPKTEIIRHFEHDPGSAQSLSNNYIISLLEDSKNNLWVGTYQGGLNLLNTSTGNSKHYLQESQEKGNDVRVIFEGKNGQIWVGTNRGGLYRYHPPIDNFDYVKLLGKIDIRDIAEDELGNLWLATYGDGIIRYNYLTGEQELFNEKTIPGLPVEVVFAIEILDNGDVLAGSRYEGLIRLNPQSREFTLFTEENGLSNNSINSLAKGKDGKIWLGTYRGISYFDPNTNTVGNLNSINNIQLSEFNIGASLVTASGDVYLGGNKGINVFSPETLESQLVSYPLIFTDLRLMNKKVPVNSITEGFHLDQSLPYLKQLNLTHKQRLISLDFVALKFPQGKDINYAYKLEPFHSQWIETNQTGTVNLSNIPPGNYTLKVKAISGTTAISENQLKLIISPPFWKTWPAYFIYIVLIVTVIGAGMRYYAERLKLKSSLLFEKKQRMLEHELNEERVQFFTGFSHELKTPLTLILAPLDELLLEIKNSKHLKGLKLIQKNAKYLHEMISKLLEFRNAELDVNELNLKSQPIVKPIRQWVEQYQPLAKHKGIKIKSRLPKVDFPAEVDLQKLHIIFNNLLSNALKYCRDKDLIIVSLEEKERDFELLVSDNGPGIPLEDQSRIFNWYYQSGENAKEQGDGIGLALTKRLVEDHQGNINVVSTPGNGSTFSIVIPKKANTFEMVLSDRPDSNEWIPEQDPVQLESTVNFDLNETKEVLLIIDDNPQILEYLNYSLSGEYDLIFAKNGQEGLEKATRFIPDLIISDVMMPEKNGIDLCGILKENHSTTHIPVILLSAKDNTDSITLGFGKGADDYITKPFKGEILKSRIRNLLDAKIRMRSYYLGKSIQSTGLTSTEKSAISKEKSFLKELEGHILAGISQQTTDVDTISQAMGMSRTSLFRKLKALTGQNINQYVRTVKVAKAASLIKEENLGVAQAAYEVGFTSTKYFRKLFKEQFGYLPSEVNEAEKE from the coding sequence ATGAGACCCTTAGTAATAACCTTTCTGCTTCTCTGGATTTCCGCGATTGGAAATGCGCAAAACCTTAATTCAAGATCTGAATTTGCAGATCAAAATCACCTTACATTTTACTTGCTCGATGTAGAAAATGGGCTTTCCAACAACTACATCAATCATATTGAGCAGGATTCTCTGGGCTTTATCTGGATAGCCACTATCGACGGGCTAAACCGCTACGATGGCCACGACTTTCAAATCTACAGAAAAAGCAATCTCAATCCGCAGACAGGACCGGCGGCCAATTATATAGAGCATTTGGAAATAGGGCAAGGCCAAAAGCTCTTACTTGCCACTTATAAAGGAGTAAGCGAATATGATCCTAAGGTGGATTCTTTCACCCATTTCGAAGGTTCTGCCCAAAATTCAATCAGCTACATAATCAATCAGCCAAATGGCAGGCAAATCATTGCCAATTATGAAGGCGGGGTCGCCATCACAAAGGGGGACAGTATTGTTGCATTCTTTCTCCATTCCCCCGAGGATCCCAACTCCCTTTCATCCTCGCGCATTTCTTCTTTGTCCTTACAAGGCGACTCGGTACTTTGGGTGGGGCATTTTGACAATGGCTTGGATAAAATTGATTTGCGCAAAAAAACAGTCACTGCATTGGCCAACTCAAATCCGGCTTTCCCTAAAAATATCAATACACTTTATACAGATGAAACCGGAAATCTATGGACCGGCTCAACCAATGGTGCCAGGGTCATTACCACCTCCGCTGATACCTTACAAATCAACCCCTCAGATATTCCCGGAAAAGGATTAAGTGATGGGAATATTCTCTGTTTTGAAAAAGGTCCGGAGGGCAATCTATGGATCGGTACCCGAAACGGCGGGTTAAATATCCTGAATTCAATTCAATTCCTGAAAAATCAAACGTTACAACTTAAGTGGTTTCTGCCGGCACAAGACGGATCCAGTGTATTCAACAGAACCGTGTCTTCTCTGAAACTCGCGGATGACGGCTATATGTGGATAGGAACCAGTACAGGGTTGAACTTCGTAAATCCTTCTGGAGATCCGGTAAAACTTATCAGCAGAAATTTATCCAAGGAACACACAATTTCCCACGACAGAATCGGGTCAATCGCAGAGAGCAAAGATGGGAGTATCTGGATTGGAACCGATGGCGGTGGACTAGACCATTATTTCCCCAAGACAGAAATAATCCGACATTTCGAACATGACCCCGGCAGTGCCCAAAGTCTTTCAAACAACTACATCATTTCCCTTCTAGAGGACAGCAAAAATAATCTATGGGTGGGTACGTATCAGGGAGGACTGAATTTATTGAACACTTCCACCGGAAACAGCAAACATTATCTTCAGGAAAGCCAAGAAAAAGGCAATGATGTCAGGGTCATCTTCGAGGGTAAAAATGGACAGATCTGGGTAGGCACCAACCGGGGTGGACTGTATCGCTACCACCCTCCGATAGACAATTTTGACTATGTCAAGCTACTCGGCAAAATAGACATCCGCGATATTGCAGAGGATGAGTTGGGTAATCTCTGGCTGGCAACTTACGGTGATGGGATCATCAGATACAATTACCTCACTGGAGAGCAAGAACTTTTCAACGAGAAAACCATTCCTGGCTTGCCGGTGGAAGTAGTCTTTGCCATAGAGATCCTCGACAATGGAGATGTACTGGCAGGAAGCAGGTATGAGGGCCTGATCAGATTAAATCCCCAAAGTAGAGAATTCACACTATTCACTGAGGAAAACGGGCTCAGCAATAATTCCATCAACAGCCTAGCAAAGGGAAAAGACGGAAAAATATGGCTGGGCACCTATCGCGGCATCAGCTATTTCGATCCCAATACAAATACTGTCGGCAATCTCAACTCAATCAATAACATACAGCTCAGCGAATTCAATATCGGCGCATCTTTAGTTACTGCTTCAGGAGATGTGTACCTAGGCGGAAATAAAGGAATCAATGTTTTCAGTCCCGAAACCTTAGAGAGCCAATTGGTCAGTTACCCTCTTATTTTTACCGACTTAAGGCTTATGAACAAGAAGGTCCCGGTAAACTCCATTACCGAGGGTTTTCACTTGGACCAAAGCCTACCCTACCTCAAGCAACTCAACCTTACCCATAAACAGCGTTTGATTTCCCTAGATTTTGTAGCGCTGAAATTCCCCCAAGGAAAGGATATAAACTATGCCTACAAACTAGAGCCTTTTCATAGCCAATGGATAGAAACTAACCAGACAGGCACCGTCAACCTCAGCAATATCCCTCCGGGGAACTATACGCTGAAAGTCAAGGCAATTTCGGGGACAACAGCCATATCGGAAAACCAACTGAAGCTCATCATTTCTCCTCCCTTCTGGAAAACCTGGCCTGCATATTTCATCTATATCGTCCTGATCGTAACAGTGATCGGGGCGGGAATGAGGTATTACGCAGAAAGACTAAAGCTCAAAAGCTCCCTTCTTTTCGAGAAAAAACAACGCATGTTGGAGCATGAGCTCAATGAAGAGCGCGTTCAGTTTTTTACGGGATTTTCTCATGAGTTGAAAACCCCATTGACACTAATTCTGGCTCCATTGGATGAGCTCCTGCTGGAAATCAAAAACTCAAAGCACCTTAAAGGTCTTAAGTTGATTCAAAAGAATGCGAAGTATCTGCACGAGATGATCTCCAAATTGCTGGAATTTAGAAATGCCGAGCTTGATGTCAACGAATTGAATCTAAAATCCCAGCCAATCGTCAAACCTATCAGGCAGTGGGTAGAGCAATATCAGCCTCTGGCAAAGCACAAGGGAATCAAAATCAAAAGCCGGTTACCAAAGGTAGACTTCCCCGCCGAGGTGGATCTCCAAAAGCTCCATATTATTTTCAATAACCTTTTGTCGAATGCACTTAAGTATTGTAGGGACAAGGATCTAATCATAGTTTCGCTAGAGGAGAAGGAGCGTGATTTTGAATTATTGGTGAGCGACAATGGTCCCGGAATTCCCTTGGAGGATCAAAGCAGGATTTTCAACTGGTACTATCAGAGTGGCGAAAACGCTAAAGAGCAGGGTGACGGAATCGGACTGGCATTGACCAAAAGGCTGGTAGAAGATCACCAAGGCAATATCAATGTAGTCAGTACTCCGGGAAATGGCAGTACTTTTTCTATTGTAATTCCCAAAAAAGCCAATACGTTCGAAATGGTTTTGTCGGATAGGCCCGACAGTAATGAATGGATACCTGAGCAGGATCCCGTACAACTGGAATCTACAGTCAACTTCGATCTCAATGAAACCAAAGAAGTGCTTCTGATTATAGATGATAATCCTCAGATTCTTGAATACCTGAACTACTCACTCAGTGGAGAATATGATCTGATTTTTGCCAAGAATGGTCAGGAGGGACTTGAGAAAGCAACCCGGTTTATACCTGATCTGATTATATCAGATGTTATGATGCCGGAGAAAAACGGTATTGATTTGTGCGGAATTTTAAAAGAAAACCATAGTACCACCCATATTCCCGTGATTTTGCTTTCTGCCAAAGACAACACCGACAGTATCACTTTAGGCTTTGGAAAAGGCGCAGACGATTACATTACAAAACCTTTCAAAGGGGAGATTCTAAAATCCAGAATAAGAAACCTGCTGGATGCAAAAATCCGGATGCGCTCGTATTATCTCGGCAAAAGCATCCAAAGTACCGGACTGACCTCCACTGAGAAAAGTGCCATCAGCAAGGAAAAATCATTTTTGAAGGAGCTGGAAGGACATATCTTGGCAGGGATCTCCCAGCAGACAACCGATGTAGATACCATCTCCCAAGCCATGGGAATGAGCAGAACCTCACTTTTCAGAAAATTGAAAGCCCTTACCGGCCAAAATATCAACCAGTACGTACGCACCGTCAAAGTGGCAAAAGCCGCCTCCCTGATAAAAGAAGAGAATCTGGGGGTTGCCCAGGCAGCCTATGAAGTAGGTTTCACCAGCACAAAATATTTCAGAAAGCTATTTAAAGAGCAGTTCGGCTACCTTCCTTCAGAGGTGAATGAGGCAGAAAAGGAGTAG
- a CDS encoding asparaginase: MNYKIVRLNTALRTSKTSSVLIIYTGGTLGMAYDDSGALVPFNFGQILEKIPILYTMDIAITVISFPEPIDSSNVSMSHWKDMAYIIYENYDSYDGFVVLHGTDTMAYSASMLSYMLQGLNKPVIFTGAQLPISAMRSDARENLMTSLEIATAKINGEPIVPEVCIFFNHLLLRGNRSKKVQSVHFDAFESENYPPLAESGIVIDYNTQAIRPLESHKKLVNRNSLDNNVLILKLFPGITQNVIDSILDIKGLKAIVLETYGSGNSPSEEWFMNSLQKAIKKGIIILNVSQCNGGRVIQGRYETSKELLNVGVISGTDMTTEAAVTKLMFLLGQENNHSDIIEKLKVPLAGEMSA, translated from the coding sequence ATGAATTATAAAATAGTACGATTAAATACGGCACTTCGCACCAGCAAAACCTCTTCGGTGCTTATCATATATACCGGTGGTACCTTAGGGATGGCCTACGATGACAGCGGTGCGCTTGTACCGTTTAACTTCGGTCAGATTCTGGAGAAAATCCCCATTCTCTATACCATGGATATAGCCATTACGGTAATATCCTTTCCGGAGCCGATTGATTCTTCCAATGTCTCCATGAGCCACTGGAAAGACATGGCCTATATTATCTATGAAAACTACGACAGCTATGATGGGTTTGTGGTACTTCATGGCACAGATACCATGGCGTATTCGGCTTCTATGCTCAGCTATATGCTTCAGGGGCTAAACAAACCCGTGATATTCACAGGAGCGCAGCTGCCGATCTCTGCAATGCGCTCCGATGCACGTGAAAATCTAATGACTTCCTTGGAAATCGCCACAGCAAAGATCAATGGAGAGCCGATAGTGCCAGAAGTGTGTATTTTCTTTAATCACCTTCTGCTAAGAGGCAATCGCTCCAAAAAAGTACAGAGTGTGCATTTTGATGCATTTGAATCTGAGAATTACCCTCCTCTGGCAGAGTCGGGAATTGTGATTGATTATAATACGCAGGCAATACGGCCTTTGGAGTCGCATAAAAAATTGGTGAATAGAAATTCACTTGACAACAATGTGCTTATTCTCAAACTATTCCCCGGAATTACTCAAAATGTAATAGATTCTATTCTTGACATTAAAGGATTAAAGGCAATTGTGTTGGAAACCTACGGCTCGGGAAATAGTCCCAGCGAAGAATGGTTTATGAATTCGCTACAGAAAGCGATTAAGAAAGGCATAATTATCCTAAATGTGTCCCAATGTAATGGGGGACGGGTGATTCAGGGCCGCTATGAGACCAGCAAGGAATTGCTGAATGTGGGAGTGATCAGCGGAACAGATATGACTACCGAAGCCGCAGTGACTAAACTGATGTTTTTACTAGGCCAAGAAAATAACCATTCAGATATTATAGAGAAGCTGAAGGTCCCATTGGCAGGGGAGATGAGTGCTTAA
- a CDS encoding TatD family hydrolase → MNYIETHAHIYSSKFDSDRDQVIQAIREAGIERVYMPNVDVETIEAMLACEEKYPGLCIPMMGLHPCDVKEDFQEQLAIMEDWLNKRQFAAVGEIGLDLYWDKTFFEQQKEALKIQINWAKQRGLPIVLHCRVSMDETIAIVNEEHDGKLRGIFHCFTGTADQARQIIGMGFLLGIGGVATFKNGGLDQVIPEISLDHLVLETDAPYLAPVPFRGKRNSPAYLPIIAEKIGDYLGISKEEVALKTKQNALNLFSEIGS, encoded by the coding sequence ATGAACTACATAGAGACGCACGCACATATTTATTCTTCCAAGTTTGATTCCGATAGGGATCAGGTAATCCAGGCTATCAGAGAGGCGGGCATAGAGCGGGTTTACATGCCTAATGTGGACGTGGAAACGATAGAGGCAATGTTGGCTTGCGAGGAGAAATATCCGGGACTATGCATCCCCATGATGGGTTTGCACCCCTGTGATGTCAAGGAAGATTTTCAGGAGCAGTTGGCGATTATGGAAGACTGGCTGAATAAGCGACAGTTTGCAGCGGTGGGAGAAATCGGACTGGATTTGTATTGGGATAAGACATTTTTTGAGCAGCAAAAAGAAGCCTTGAAAATCCAGATCAATTGGGCTAAACAGAGAGGTCTGCCCATAGTATTGCATTGTAGAGTTTCTATGGATGAGACCATAGCGATAGTGAATGAAGAGCATGACGGTAAATTGAGAGGAATATTTCACTGTTTTACCGGAACCGCAGATCAGGCCCGGCAGATTATTGGCATGGGCTTTCTACTTGGGATCGGTGGAGTAGCGACCTTCAAAAACGGAGGGTTGGATCAGGTTATTCCCGAAATCAGCCTTGATCATTTGGTTTTGGAAACCGACGCTCCATACCTGGCTCCGGTACCATTTAGGGGGAAAAGGAACTCTCCTGCTTATTTGCCGATTATTGCAGAAAAAATCGGAGATTATCTCGGGATTTCGAAGGAGGAAGTAGCTCTCAAAACAAAACAAAACGCCCTTAACCTATTCAGTGAAATTGGATCATGA
- a CDS encoding glycosyltransferase family 2 protein, whose translation MIFWFCIGIVGLILVQFIVAIIRVKLFWKNHKDYLTAQLPFVSVLVAARNEERDIHKLLRSFELLDYPSESIQFLFADDQSNDRTAEVLKDWCAREINRQLVTIVTSQSGMFNKNGKANALAILEEKATGKYYFFTDADCEVSPDWIREGVDAFAGNVGLVIGITQVKANRWMEKFQEIDWWLTLGFVKVATDLGIQTTGLGNNMVISREAYKQSGGFKNLPFCLTEDLEISRSIQREGFTIVHKVSRGMLAMTKPEASFPDLLDQRKRWMGGVMTLPFYWKLILGLQIGYFVCLIGLIVLFPPIGLLLGLIKMLLQGMFLRLFSRKAGVKINGLSLLLFDFYNLHTTVLTILYYFWPSNTKWKSRIYP comes from the coding sequence ATGATATTCTGGTTTTGCATCGGGATAGTAGGGCTGATTCTGGTTCAGTTTATTGTAGCGATAATTCGTGTTAAGCTTTTTTGGAAAAATCATAAGGATTACCTGACAGCACAGCTTCCGTTTGTATCCGTTCTCGTAGCTGCCAGAAATGAGGAAAGAGATATTCATAAGCTATTAAGGTCCTTCGAGTTGTTGGATTATCCATCTGAGAGTATTCAATTTCTATTTGCGGATGATCAGAGTAATGACCGCACTGCTGAGGTCTTAAAGGATTGGTGCGCCCGGGAAATAAATCGACAATTAGTAACTATTGTTACTTCGCAAAGCGGGATGTTTAATAAAAACGGCAAGGCAAATGCTTTAGCTATTTTGGAAGAAAAGGCTACAGGTAAATACTACTTTTTTACAGATGCAGATTGCGAGGTAAGTCCCGATTGGATCCGGGAAGGGGTGGATGCATTTGCCGGAAATGTGGGGTTGGTGATCGGGATAACTCAGGTGAAAGCAAATCGATGGATGGAGAAATTCCAAGAGATTGACTGGTGGCTGACTTTGGGATTTGTCAAAGTGGCAACTGACCTGGGGATTCAGACGACCGGGCTTGGCAATAATATGGTAATCAGCAGGGAGGCATATAAGCAATCAGGAGGTTTTAAAAACTTGCCTTTTTGTCTCACCGAAGACCTTGAAATTTCCAGATCCATTCAGCGGGAAGGATTCACCATCGTCCACAAAGTGAGCAGGGGGATGCTGGCAATGACAAAGCCCGAAGCAAGTTTCCCGGATCTGCTGGATCAGCGAAAACGCTGGATGGGTGGGGTGATGACTTTGCCTTTTTATTGGAAGTTGATTTTGGGACTCCAGATTGGCTATTTTGTTTGTCTCATTGGTTTGATAGTACTGTTTCCGCCCATAGGCTTGCTATTGGGATTAATCAAAATGCTACTGCAGGGTATGTTTTTAAGATTGTTTTCCCGTAAAGCAGGCGTGAAAATCAACGGCTTATCTCTTCTGCTTTTCGATTTTTATAATCTTCATACTACCGTCCTTACTATTCTTTACTATTTTTGGCCTTCCAATACAAAGTGGAAATCCAGAATATACCCATGA
- a CDS encoding polysaccharide deacetylase family protein encodes MILHTVPVLFQWFFPKRLWAKGAGENTVYLTFDDGPVPGVTDYVLGELAKRNQKATFFVVGDNVRKNPELAHEILSEGHKLGNHTFNHLNGWKTENSAYFKNIERCDQALGDLLGLKTKLFRPPYGLIKSSQAVEVSKLHQIVMWSMLSGDYDQSMKPEGILKNAKKYTSDGTIAVFHDQLKTKEVIPKILPPYLDYIQHMGWKTGVL; translated from the coding sequence ATGATTTTACATACTGTGCCTGTTCTTTTTCAGTGGTTTTTCCCAAAAAGACTTTGGGCTAAAGGTGCTGGAGAAAACACCGTTTACCTGACTTTTGACGACGGTCCCGTACCCGGAGTTACAGACTATGTGTTGGGAGAACTGGCCAAAAGAAATCAGAAAGCCACTTTTTTTGTAGTAGGAGATAATGTGCGCAAGAACCCTGAGCTTGCTCACGAAATCCTCAGTGAAGGCCACAAACTCGGTAACCATACGTTCAACCATCTGAATGGATGGAAGACTGAAAATTCTGCCTATTTTAAGAATATTGAGCGTTGTGATCAAGCGCTGGGCGATTTGTTAGGCCTCAAAACAAAGTTGTTTAGACCGCCTTATGGATTGATTAAATCCAGCCAAGCTGTGGAGGTTTCCAAATTACATCAGATTGTGATGTGGAGCATGCTTTCGGGTGACTACGATCAAAGCATGAAACCAGAAGGCATTTTGAAAAATGCTAAAAAATACACCAGTGATGGCACTATTGCGGTATTTCATGATCAGCTGAAGACCAAGGAAGTTATACCAAAGATTTTGCCTCCATACCTTGATTATATTCAGCATATGGGCTGGAAAACAGGTGTATTATGA